The following proteins are encoded in a genomic region of Iodidimonas sp. SYSU 1G8:
- a CDS encoding N-acetyltransferase family protein yields MPDPVSIEDAAPSDVPAIAAILNHAILHTTAVWYDDIRTPAEMEAWFELKRMRGYPVLVARKDGQVLGYASYGPFRAFSGYRHTMELSVYVAAEARRSGAGRRLLAALIERARANGVHVLVGGIDADNEASIGLHAALGFQEVARMPQIGRKFDRWLTLVFMQKLLNEP; encoded by the coding sequence ATGCCTGACCCGGTCTCGATCGAGGACGCCGCGCCGTCCGACGTGCCTGCCATCGCCGCCATTCTCAACCATGCCATCCTGCATACGACCGCCGTCTGGTACGACGACATCCGCACGCCTGCGGAGATGGAGGCCTGGTTCGAACTCAAGCGGATGCGGGGCTATCCGGTGCTGGTGGCGCGGAAGGACGGCCAGGTTCTGGGCTATGCCAGCTACGGGCCGTTCCGGGCGTTCAGCGGTTATCGCCACACCATGGAGCTCTCGGTCTATGTGGCGGCCGAGGCGCGCCGCTCGGGGGCCGGGCGCCGGCTTCTGGCGGCGCTGATCGAGCGCGCGCGGGCCAATGGCGTGCATGTGCTGGTGGGCGGTATCGACGCGGACAACGAGGCCAGCATCGGGCTGCATGCGGCGCTAGGCTTTCAGGAAGTCGCCCGAATGCCACAAATTGGCCGCAAATTCGACCGCTGGCTGACACTGGTTTTCATGCAAAAGCTGCTGAACGAGCCGTGA
- the mfd gene encoding transcription-repair coupling factor produces MNPRVLEMAGRLTLCGVPEGADALILAEVARARLAEGLSGGILHVARDDARLSALQDALEFFAPEIEIITLPAWDCLPYDRISPNPVLCARRMETLSLLAAPGQRMRVVLTTVNAASQRLPPRDVLRRNSFIAKIGDTVKIDDLVRFLSENGYVRSSTVSEAGEFAVRGGLVDIFPAGAEEPIRLDFFGDSLDGIRRFDPLNQLTTGKDKKFRLVPVSEAPLDEASITRFRKGYRELFGAVTGGDPLYEAVSEGRKYQGMEHWLPLFYDGMDTIFDYLPDAFVSLDHLADESFSSRHEMIEDYFRSRKEQADQKGANRYHPLAPKMLYLDPAEWNAKLEKHDARAFNAYQVPESASVVDYGARKGRDFAPERNAREVNVYDALRQHLITLVDSGKRVLIASYSEGSRERLGLVMADHGMTGTKRIDHWSDIETLPKNIAGLSVLRLEHGFETADLALVTEQDILGDRLIRKPKRSRRAENFIAEASSLNEGDYVVHLDHGIGRYEGLKTIEVSGAPHDCVMLVYAGGDKLFVPVENIDVLSRYGSEDAIVQLDKLGGQAWQSRKAALKQRLKDMAEELMKIAAARELRVAPRLLPPQGLYDEFCARFPYQETDDQLRAIDDVTQDLAQGKPMDRLICGDVGFGKTEVALRTAFIAALEGRQVALIAPTTLLVRQHFKSFTERFAGLPVRIEQLSRLVSAKDAKLIKENLASGHVDIVVGTHALLGKGIKFHDLGLLIIDEEQHFGVRHKERLKALREDVHVLTLTATPIPRTLQLAMSGMRGLSIIATPPVDRLAVRTFVMPHDPLAIREALLREHYRGGQSYYVCPRIADLAEIEAFLKESVPEVKFAVAHGQMPSEQLEDVMNAFYDNRFDVLLSTTIIESGIDIPTVNTMIVHRADQFGLAQLYQLRGRIGRSKLRAYAYLTVPAGKTLTKTAEKRLKVLQSLDELGAGFTLASHDLDIRGAGNLLGEEQSGHIKEVGVELYQHLLEEAVVRARTEQTGGDTSNLEEWSASVNLGTAVLIPEDYVPDLGIRLGLYRRIAQLRTSQEIESLAAEMIDRFGSLPAEVESLLKIVNIKQLCQQAGVAKLDAGPRGATVAFRNASFNNPMGLVEFLSKQSGTAKLRPDHTLVLMRDWSEDKKRVRGAHELVKALAGIAAKAA; encoded by the coding sequence GTGAACCCACGCGTCCTCGAAATGGCCGGCCGCCTGACCCTGTGCGGCGTGCCCGAGGGCGCTGACGCGCTCATCCTGGCCGAAGTGGCGCGTGCGCGTCTGGCCGAAGGCCTGAGCGGCGGAATACTTCACGTCGCCCGCGACGACGCGCGGCTGTCGGCCCTGCAGGATGCGCTGGAATTCTTCGCGCCCGAGATCGAGATCATCACCCTGCCCGCCTGGGACTGCCTCCCCTACGACCGGATTTCCCCCAATCCGGTCCTGTGCGCCCGGCGCATGGAAACGTTGAGCCTGCTCGCGGCCCCAGGCCAGCGCATGCGGGTGGTCCTCACCACCGTCAACGCCGCGAGCCAGCGGCTGCCGCCGCGCGACGTCCTGCGCCGGAACAGCTTCATCGCCAAAATCGGCGACACGGTGAAGATCGACGACCTCGTGCGCTTCCTGTCGGAGAACGGCTATGTCCGCTCCAGCACCGTCAGCGAAGCCGGTGAGTTCGCCGTGCGCGGCGGTCTGGTGGACATATTCCCGGCTGGCGCGGAAGAACCGATCCGCCTGGATTTCTTCGGCGACTCGCTGGACGGCATCCGCCGCTTCGATCCGCTGAACCAGCTGACCACCGGCAAGGACAAGAAGTTCCGGCTGGTGCCGGTCAGCGAAGCGCCGCTGGACGAGGCCTCCATCACCCGCTTCCGCAAGGGCTACCGCGAACTGTTCGGCGCCGTCACTGGCGGCGACCCGCTTTATGAAGCGGTCAGCGAGGGCCGCAAGTATCAGGGCATGGAACACTGGCTGCCGCTGTTCTACGACGGCATGGACACCATCTTCGACTACCTGCCGGACGCCTTCGTCAGCCTGGACCATCTCGCCGACGAGTCCTTCTCGTCCCGTCACGAGATGATCGAGGACTATTTCCGCTCCCGCAAGGAACAGGCCGACCAGAAAGGCGCCAACCGCTATCATCCGCTGGCGCCGAAGATGCTGTATCTCGATCCGGCGGAATGGAACGCCAAGCTGGAAAAGCACGACGCGCGCGCCTTTAACGCGTATCAGGTGCCGGAAAGCGCCAGCGTGGTCGACTACGGCGCGCGCAAGGGCCGCGATTTCGCGCCCGAGCGCAATGCGCGCGAGGTCAATGTCTATGACGCGCTGCGCCAGCACCTGATCACCCTGGTCGATTCCGGCAAGCGCGTGCTGATCGCCAGCTACAGCGAAGGCTCGCGCGAGCGGCTTGGCCTGGTCATGGCCGATCACGGCATGACGGGGACAAAGCGGATCGACCACTGGTCGGATATCGAGACGCTGCCGAAGAACATTGCCGGGCTCAGCGTGCTGCGGCTGGAACATGGGTTCGAAACGGCCGATCTGGCGCTGGTGACCGAGCAGGACATTCTCGGCGATCGACTGATCCGCAAGCCCAAGCGCTCGCGCCGCGCCGAAAACTTCATCGCCGAGGCCTCGTCGTTGAACGAAGGCGACTATGTCGTCCATCTCGACCACGGCATCGGACGCTATGAAGGCCTCAAGACCATCGAGGTCTCGGGCGCGCCCCACGATTGCGTCATGCTGGTCTACGCCGGCGGCGACAAGCTGTTCGTCCCTGTCGAGAACATCGACGTCCTGTCCCGCTACGGGTCGGAAGACGCCATCGTCCAACTCGACAAGCTGGGCGGCCAGGCCTGGCAAAGCCGCAAGGCGGCGCTGAAGCAGCGGCTGAAGGACATGGCGGAAGAGCTGATGAAGATCGCCGCCGCGCGCGAGTTGCGCGTCGCGCCGAGGCTGTTGCCGCCGCAGGGCCTTTACGACGAGTTCTGCGCCCGTTTCCCCTATCAGGAAACCGACGACCAGCTGCGCGCCATCGACGACGTCACCCAAGATCTGGCCCAGGGCAAGCCGATGGACCGGCTGATCTGCGGCGATGTGGGTTTTGGCAAGACCGAAGTGGCGCTGCGGACCGCGTTCATCGCCGCGCTGGAAGGCCGTCAGGTGGCGCTGATCGCCCCGACGACTCTGCTGGTGCGCCAGCATTTCAAATCGTTCACCGAGCGCTTCGCGGGCCTGCCCGTGCGCATCGAGCAATTGTCCCGGCTGGTCTCGGCCAAGGACGCCAAGCTGATCAAGGAGAACCTCGCCAGCGGTCATGTGGACATCGTGGTCGGCACCCACGCGCTGCTCGGCAAGGGCATCAAGTTCCACGACCTTGGCCTGCTGATCATCGACGAAGAGCAGCATTTCGGCGTGCGCCACAAGGAGCGGCTGAAAGCACTGCGCGAGGACGTGCATGTGCTCACGCTCACGGCCACGCCGATCCCGCGCACCCTCCAGCTTGCCATGAGCGGCATGCGCGGCCTCAGCATCATCGCGACACCGCCTGTGGACCGGCTCGCGGTGCGCACCTTCGTCATGCCGCACGATCCGCTGGCCATTCGCGAAGCGTTGCTGCGCGAGCACTATCGCGGCGGCCAGTCCTATTATGTCTGTCCGCGCATCGCCGATCTGGCCGAAATCGAAGCGTTCCTGAAGGAAAGCGTGCCGGAAGTGAAATTCGCCGTGGCCCACGGCCAGATGCCGTCGGAACAACTCGAGGACGTGATGAACGCGTTCTACGACAATCGTTTCGACGTGCTGCTGTCGACGACCATCATCGAATCCGGCATCGACATTCCGACGGTCAACACCATGATCGTCCACCGCGCCGACCAGTTCGGCCTCGCCCAGCTCTACCAGCTGCGCGGCCGCATCGGCCGCTCGAAATTACGGGCCTACGCGTACCTGACGGTCCCGGCCGGCAAGACCCTCACCAAGACCGCCGAGAAGCGCCTGAAGGTGCTGCAGTCGCTGGACGAGCTGGGCGCCGGCTTCACCCTGGCGAGCCACGATCTGGACATCCGCGGCGCCGGCAATCTGCTGGGCGAGGAACAGTCCGGCCATATCAAGGAGGTTGGCGTCGAGCTTTACCAGCACCTGCTGGAGGAAGCCGTCGTGCGCGCCCGTACCGAACAGACCGGCGGCGACACCAGCAACCTGGAGGAATGGTCGGCCTCGGTAAATCTGGGCACGGCCGTCCTCATCCCGGAAGACTACGTCCCCGATCTCGGCATTCGCCTCGGCCTCTACCGCCGAATCGCCCAGCTGCGCACGTCGCAGGAGATCGAATCCCTCGCCGCCGAGATGATCGACCGCTTCGGCAGCCTCCCCGCCGAAGTCGAGAGCTTGCTCAAGATCGTCAACATCAAGCAGCTCTGCCAGCAGGCGGGCGTCGCCAAGCTGGATGCCGGCCCGCGCGGCGCGACCGTCGCGTTCCGCAACGCGTCGTTCAACAATCCGATGGGCCTGGTCGAATTCCTCTCCAAGCAGTCGGGCACGGCGAAGCTGCGGCCCGATCACACGCTGGTCCTGATGCGCGACTGGTCGGAGGACAAGAAGCGGGTTCGCGGCGCTCACGAGTTGGTCAAGGCGCTCGCCGGGATCGCCGCGAAGGCGGCGTGA
- a CDS encoding succinate dehydrogenase assembly factor 2 has protein sequence MTETLEILRKKLRFRAWHRGTKESDLMMGGFADAHLEELGAEDLAHFSALLDEQDLDVYGWVIGRDPVPEAHRTRVMSMLQAFDFTVEGLR, from the coding sequence ATGACCGAGACCCTGGAAATTCTGCGCAAGAAATTGCGGTTCCGTGCCTGGCACAGGGGCACGAAGGAGAGTGATCTCATGATGGGCGGGTTCGCCGATGCCCATCTGGAGGAACTGGGCGCCGAGGACCTCGCCCATTTCTCGGCGCTGCTGGACGAACAGGATCTCGATGTCTATGGCTGGGTGATCGGACGTGATCCGGTCCCGGAAGCTCATCGTACCCGGGTGATGTCCATGCTTCAGGCATTCGATTTCACCGTCGAGGGGTTGCGGTGA
- the recG gene encoding ATP-dependent DNA helicase RecG, giving the protein MRPEVLFPVFASVTTLPGVGPRMAKLIERLAGGKVADLCWHLPAGLIDRRFAPNVADAPIGAVATLTVRVDRHEKPHSTRGPYRVICADETGFISLVYFSARDDYLRKLLPEGSVRIVSGVVEEFNGGRQMNHPDYVVSVENRASVQIVEPVYPLTAGLSPKILTKAIRAALAQLPSLPEWTPAELLSARGWRPWADALRAAHSPETMDDLAPSAPARERLAYDELLANQLALALVRTRMRRARGRPVRGDGRLRSRLAALLPYRLTNAQQTAIDEILADMASPDRMLRLLQGDVGSGKTVVALHAMLAAVEEGAQGALLAPTEILARQHFQTLLPFADQLGLRIKLLTGRDKGKARETLLADIASGTANIIVGTHALLQDDVAFHDLAVAVIDEQHRFGVHQRLTLSAKGGGPVDVLVMTATPIPRTLTLTSYGDMDVSRLTEKPPGRTPIDTRAVPATRLDEVVSGLERAMGRGAQAYWVCPLVEESEVLDVAAAEQRHEALQKRFGDRVGLLHGKMKSAEKDAVMARFSAGELTILVATTVIEVGVDVPNASIMVIEHAERFGLAQLHQLRGRVGRGSEKSSCILLYGSPLSETAQQRLKVIRDTDDGFVIAEEDLRLRGAGELLGTRQSGMPRFRVADLEVHGDLLALAREEATRILAQDPQLKGPRSDALRVLLYLFERDAAIRYLASG; this is encoded by the coding sequence ATGCGTCCCGAAGTCCTGTTTCCGGTGTTCGCATCCGTGACCACGCTGCCCGGCGTCGGGCCGCGCATGGCCAAGCTGATCGAACGTCTGGCCGGCGGCAAGGTTGCCGATCTGTGCTGGCATCTGCCCGCCGGATTGATCGACCGGCGCTTTGCTCCGAACGTCGCCGATGCCCCTATCGGCGCGGTGGCGACGCTGACCGTCCGCGTCGACCGGCACGAGAAGCCGCACAGCACGCGCGGTCCGTACCGCGTGATCTGCGCCGACGAGACCGGGTTCATCTCGCTTGTCTATTTCAGCGCCCGCGACGACTATCTGCGCAAGCTGTTGCCCGAGGGCAGCGTCAGGATCGTCAGCGGCGTCGTCGAGGAGTTCAACGGCGGGCGGCAGATGAACCATCCCGACTATGTGGTCAGCGTCGAGAACCGCGCCTCGGTGCAGATCGTCGAGCCGGTCTATCCGTTGACGGCCGGACTATCGCCCAAGATCCTGACCAAGGCGATCCGGGCCGCGCTCGCCCAGTTGCCTTCCCTGCCGGAATGGACGCCCGCTGAACTGCTGTCGGCGCGCGGCTGGCGGCCATGGGCCGATGCGTTGCGCGCCGCGCATAGCCCCGAAACCATGGACGATCTCGCGCCATCGGCGCCCGCGCGCGAGCGGCTCGCCTACGATGAGCTGCTCGCCAATCAGCTTGCCCTCGCGCTGGTAAGAACGCGGATGCGCCGTGCCCGGGGGCGGCCTGTCAGGGGCGATGGCCGCCTGCGGTCGCGACTGGCGGCCCTGTTGCCGTACAGGCTGACCAATGCCCAGCAGACGGCCATCGATGAAATTCTGGCCGACATGGCGTCGCCTGACCGCATGCTGCGCCTGCTACAGGGCGATGTGGGCAGCGGCAAGACCGTCGTGGCGCTGCATGCCATGCTGGCCGCCGTGGAAGAGGGGGCGCAGGGTGCGCTGCTCGCGCCCACGGAAATTCTCGCCCGTCAGCACTTCCAAACGCTGCTTCCCTTCGCCGATCAGTTGGGCCTGCGGATCAAGCTGCTGACGGGGCGTGACAAGGGCAAGGCGCGGGAAACGCTGCTCGCGGATATCGCGTCCGGCACGGCCAACATCATCGTCGGCACCCATGCCCTGTTGCAGGACGACGTGGCCTTTCATGACCTCGCCGTCGCCGTGATCGACGAGCAGCACCGTTTTGGCGTTCACCAGAGATTGACCTTGTCGGCCAAGGGCGGCGGTCCTGTGGACGTGCTGGTGATGACGGCCACGCCCATCCCGCGCACGTTGACCCTGACCAGCTATGGCGACATGGATGTCTCGCGCCTGACCGAGAAACCGCCGGGACGCACGCCCATCGACACCCGCGCGGTTCCCGCGACCCGTCTGGATGAGGTCGTCTCCGGGCTTGAGCGGGCGATGGGACGAGGCGCGCAGGCCTATTGGGTCTGCCCGCTGGTGGAGGAATCGGAAGTGCTGGACGTCGCCGCGGCCGAGCAGCGCCACGAAGCCTTGCAGAAGCGGTTCGGCGACCGTGTCGGCCTGCTGCATGGCAAGATGAAATCGGCCGAGAAGGATGCCGTGATGGCCCGGTTCTCTGCCGGCGAGCTGACAATCCTGGTGGCCACCACCGTGATCGAGGTGGGGGTGGATGTGCCCAACGCCAGCATCATGGTGATCGAGCATGCGGAACGGTTCGGTCTGGCGCAGTTGCATCAGCTTCGGGGTCGCGTGGGCCGCGGCTCTGAAAAGTCGTCCTGCATCCTGCTCTACGGGTCACCGCTCAGCGAGACGGCCCAGCAACGCCTGAAGGTCATCCGCGACACGGATGATGGTTTCGTCATCGCGGAAGAGGATCTTCGTCTGCGCGGCGCCGGTGAACTGCTTGGAACCAGGCAAAGCGGCATGCCCCGGTTTCGGGTCGCGGACCTTGAAGTCCATGGCGATCTGCTGGCCCTCGCGCGGGAAGAGGCCACCCGGATTCTCGCGCAGGATCCGCAACTAAAAGGGCCTCGCAGTGATGCCTTGCGTGTGCTGCTCTACCTTTTCGAACGGGATGCCGCGATCAGGTACTTGGCCTCGGGCTGA
- the opgC gene encoding OpgC domain-containing protein, with product MTSSPGARTVGKGSPERFVILDGMRGYFLVFMLLNHLSFQGSYMLVKINHAELSFVQDAPGFVFLSGLLIGMVYTRRMAEKGLATAGPIMWRRALELFAYAAGCLAAVLILMRIIPNAASAWQPWLEGLVGGGYAYLAAALTLLYQPTYMDILPQYIVYLTAAPPLLWLCVKGKWHWVAALSGLLWFAVQIGLHLPLANTMNAGLGAAQDGLAMRGHFNLMAWQIVFMAGMVLGTLAIQGKLDLDRLFNPHRRFPFTIAVAVLTFFLALKLSLTAQILPEDILQRLAPYDNRPEFGAIYLLNFAAMAYAVGWLIVAGKQTRNGTLRSLSAALTWIFQLRFLRLLGRHSLQVYAYHVVLVYVLAAFDRQMGPLPEGQKTMIAIAGIASLALPALLMEWRARVKRVDSETNRATIPFSPRPST from the coding sequence ATGACATCTTCACCCGGCGCGCGAACAGTCGGCAAAGGCAGTCCAGAGCGATTTGTCATCCTTGATGGCATGCGCGGGTATTTTCTCGTTTTCATGCTGCTCAATCATCTGTCGTTTCAGGGCAGCTACATGCTGGTCAAGATCAACCATGCTGAACTGAGCTTCGTACAGGATGCACCCGGTTTCGTCTTCCTGTCGGGCCTGCTCATCGGCATGGTTTACACGCGGCGCATGGCAGAGAAAGGTCTGGCGACGGCCGGGCCGATCATGTGGCGCCGTGCCCTTGAACTGTTCGCCTATGCCGCCGGGTGCCTGGCCGCCGTGCTTATCCTGATGCGCATCATTCCCAATGCCGCCAGCGCCTGGCAGCCATGGCTGGAGGGCCTCGTGGGCGGCGGATATGCCTATCTGGCGGCGGCGCTGACGCTGCTCTACCAGCCCACCTACATGGACATCCTGCCCCAATATATCGTCTACCTGACGGCGGCCCCGCCGCTGCTATGGCTCTGCGTCAAGGGCAAGTGGCACTGGGTCGCCGCGTTGTCCGGCCTGCTCTGGTTCGCGGTACAGATCGGATTGCATCTGCCGCTCGCCAACACCATGAATGCTGGACTCGGCGCCGCCCAGGACGGACTGGCCATGCGGGGGCACTTCAATTTGATGGCCTGGCAGATTGTGTTCATGGCCGGCATGGTTCTCGGCACGCTCGCCATTCAGGGCAAACTCGACCTCGACCGGCTGTTCAACCCGCATCGGCGCTTCCCCTTCACCATCGCGGTCGCCGTGCTGACCTTCTTCCTTGCTCTAAAGCTGTCCCTGACCGCTCAGATACTGCCCGAAGATATCCTTCAGCGGCTTGCGCCCTATGACAACCGCCCGGAATTCGGTGCGATATATCTGTTGAACTTCGCGGCGATGGCCTACGCGGTCGGCTGGCTGATCGTGGCCGGCAAGCAGACCCGAAATGGCACCCTGCGTTCTCTGAGCGCGGCACTGACCTGGATTTTCCAGTTAAGGTTTCTGCGTCTGCTGGGTCGGCACTCGTTGCAGGTTTATGCCTACCACGTGGTTTTGGTCTACGTGCTTGCCGCTTTTGATCGCCAGATGGGTCCCTTGCCGGAGGGACAAAAAACCATGATCGCCATCGCGGGGATCGCAAGCCTCGCGCTGCCTGCCCTGTTGATGGAATGGCGCGCCCGTGTGAAGCGGGTGGATAGTGAAACGAACCGCGCCACGATCCCGTTCAGCCCGAGGCCAAGTACCTGA
- a CDS encoding aldo/keto reductase, whose amino-acid sequence MPALAQPAPPLKRPIPSTGETLPVIGLGSWQTFNVGDDRALRDGCADVMKAFFDLGGTMIDSSPMYGSSQPVIGYGLQKLGKTRAVFSADKVWISSGDEGPSQIEQSRQYWRVPYFHLMQVHNLRSWEAQLETLQAMKQAKRLRYVGITTSHGRRHDEFERIMRDHELDFIQVTYNILDREVEQRILPLAREKGIAVIANRPFRQGDLIAAVQRHELPDWAAEIDCANWAQFLLKFVISHPAMTCAIPATSRVDHLRENMGAARGRLPDEAMRRRMAAHVGQL is encoded by the coding sequence ATGCCGGCCCTCGCACAGCCCGCGCCCCCGTTGAAGCGCCCCATCCCATCGACAGGAGAGACGCTGCCCGTCATCGGGCTGGGAAGCTGGCAGACGTTCAACGTCGGAGACGACCGGGCGCTACGCGACGGCTGCGCCGATGTGATGAAGGCGTTTTTCGATCTCGGCGGCACCATGATCGATTCCTCGCCCATGTACGGCTCGTCCCAGCCGGTCATTGGCTATGGGCTGCAGAAGCTCGGCAAGACGCGCGCGGTGTTTTCCGCCGACAAGGTCTGGATTTCGTCCGGCGACGAGGGGCCGAGTCAGATCGAACAATCGCGGCAGTACTGGCGGGTGCCGTACTTCCACCTGATGCAGGTCCACAATCTGCGCTCGTGGGAAGCGCAGCTCGAGACATTGCAGGCCATGAAGCAGGCGAAGCGTCTTCGCTATGTGGGCATCACCACGTCACATGGACGACGGCATGATGAGTTCGAACGGATCATGCGCGATCATGAACTGGACTTCATCCAGGTCACCTACAACATCCTCGACCGCGAGGTGGAGCAGCGCATCCTGCCGCTGGCCCGGGAAAAAGGCATCGCGGTGATCGCCAACAGGCCGTTCCGGCAAGGCGACCTGATCGCGGCCGTGCAGCGCCACGAGCTGCCGGACTGGGCGGCCGAGATCGACTGCGCGAACTGGGCACAGTTCCTGCTGAAGTTCGTGATCTCCCATCCCGCGATGACCTGCGCCATTCCGGCGACCAGCCGGGTCGATCATCTTCGCGAGAACATGGGCGCGGCGCGCGGTCGGCTGCCGGATGAGGCCATGCGCAGGCGGATGGCTGCGCATGTCGGTCAGCTCTGA